The DNA segment tgttgaagaggactggacccagtactgacccctggggaacaccactcgtcactgacctccaactagactctgtgcccctaatcacgaccctctgagctctgtctttcaaccagttatctatccaccttactgtccgttcatctaacccactcttcctaagcttccctatgaggatgctgtgggagaccgtgtcgaatgccttgctcaagtcaaggtagaccacatctaccgccctctcCTcctctatccatccagtcatgtcatcatagaaggctatcagattagtcagacatgatttccccttggtgaatccatgttgagtacttctgatagctttcttttcttccacatgccttgagatgatgcccagaacgagctgttccatcatctttccagggatggaggtgaggctgactggcctgtagttccccagctcctccttcttgccttttttgaagactggagtgatgttggctttcctccagtcctcagcaggcacctcgcctgttctccaggacctttcaaagatgatggagagcggcccagcaatgacttctgccagctccctcagcattctcgggtgcatcccattggggcccatggacttttgaatatctaattgacctaattgatccctcacttgatcttcctcaacccaggggaagtcttcttctttccccgttactttccccaaagcctgggactcctgaaggctgggccgagcagaaaagaccgaagcaaagaaggcattcagtaactcatAATGATATCTTACCTAAGTTTCAGAATACTAAAAATGCGTCTTTGCCATAGCATCTGCAAAACGACAATACGTGTATTGTACCTCTCAAAGAGTTCATAAGCTGTGGCTACCTAGCTTCAGTCTTGATTGGTCTGAGATCACTTCCAGTCCAAGATACTGTACAAACAGAGCTGTATGACATCTCAAAGCACAAGCTGATGTcagaaaacttgtattttcagATAAAGTTTTGAGCTCAATAGAAGTAGTTTAAACTGTTCTCctattatttttaagtatatacTTTTTATGAAGGTTGTGAATAATGTTTGATACATGCAACTAGCACATCATAcagtaaaagaagagaaaacagaatgttttaatgaaaacaaaaaatagatcTTTAACCAGGCAACAATTTCACACTGTATTTATCTTTTGAAGAACATCATTCCCTCACATCCAAATCCAACATCACaaacatacaaaaagaaaataaacaggcaaCACTTTTCTTCTATTCTCCCTCCTACCCACCACCCTACCCATACAGTAGACTGCATTTTATTCTGACCACCACCTGGCACCAACCTGCTTCCAGATGCAGTATCATCATTTTGGATTAATTTTACCTATTGTATATTCCATCTCCTCCACCCTCATCTATGTTCAACACAGATACTCAGACCTAGAGCCCTCGCTTTTGAAGGTCATTTGAGAATCCATGCTTGACCTAGAACAAAGGAGAAGTCTTTCCGACTCATCTGTGTACCTTCGtgcccagagctgctctcctgcagtcACTGTTCGAGGCTTCAGAGATAGTGTTTCAAATTTCACATAGGTCTCTTTTGCAAGGTCAGCTTCCTTTGCAGTTTTCGGTTTCACACGAAGTTTTAAAACTTTGTAGAGTAAGAAAAATATCAAAGGTAAAACAACCACACATGCTGCACTGCTGGCCAATATTAGAATAGAAAACTGGGAGCTACTGTCATCATTTAACCTATCGGTGGAGAAAATAATGCACTGCTCTTCTGTAGGTGGCATGCCTTTGGGTGAGACACATGCCATATATTGAGTACTAGGTTGCAAACCATCAATTGTGACTTTGTTTTTGCTAGAATCGGTGCTCAGAGGCAACATGTCTTTTTCACCATACTTTGAATATAACACAGTCACTGCAGAGTTGCTTGTGGCATTGACAGTTTTCCAAGTTAAGGTCACTCTTTCATCAGTTTCACTGATCACTCTTAGGTTCTTTACAGTAACATTTTGCTCAGCCATACTTGCTGTATTCAATGAAGTATCCTCAATTTTATTGCTTATCTCCCCAGTCTGCTTTGTCTCCTCACCTTTCTTGCGTATCTCCACAGCctgctttttgtttccatttgtcactgcctttgaatttttctttccatcaaacACGGGCCTGGATTGCTTCTTGTCGGTAAACCTGATGCTCGTTGATCTTTCAGTGCTAACCAGTGCTGTGGTGGTTGGTGTGGTGGGAAGAGGTGTTGTTGTCCTCTCAGGTTCCTGCTTGGATTCCTCCTGAGTGCTATTCTGTCTCTCTGCCTCTTGCTTCCTTCCATACTTCTGTGGTGACACAGTTGTAGTAACTACACCAACCACTGTGACTGTAACAGCAGCTTCTGACATTCCTGCTAAGTTCTTGGCTTTACATCTGTATTCTCCTGCATCCTTGTATGAAATCCCTGTCAAGCTTATTATGGACCATCTGACACCCTCTCCAGGTGTTTCTTGAATTactacaggaaaataaaagagtaaaacaTTATAAAGTGAGCTGAAGAGAAAGTAACCGTTATTAGACTACTTCTTCCCTTAAGCTACTTCTGCCAGAAGGAATCGCATGTAttaaacttcttaaaaaaaacaaaaaaccacaaaccaagcCCCACACACAAACTATGAAACTCCTTGCCATATTACATTATTGCAGAAAAGTGCTCCACTTGGGTCAAAATGGAATTGAATGTCTGGAGGAGTTACAATATAATCTGCAGTTtcactaaacaaaacaaaaccacataaagaGAAATCAAATGTCTAAAAACTAAGTGACTAGGAAATACAAGTCTCACCGACTTCAAGTGACACTGAACACACTagccatttaaaacatttttgggaATTACCTTTGTTTTAAGATATTTCAGTACTTTGGACTATTACCTTCTTCACACCTACAATTTAAGGTAACTGCTTGGCATtagcaagaaacattttttatatttaaggtACTGCACAAATATCTATCATAGCAACTAGAATGATATCAGACAATCAGAGCCTCTTCAGCATTCAAAATGCGTGTTGCAAATAAACATGTAAATAACATAGAAAACATGATTTTGGAAAATCCTATGTTTACAATGTTGAGTTTTAAGCGGCTCTGGTATGGCCTCATTAGCTTTTTTTAACTGGAACATTTAGAACCAAAATGAAGATTACAGTAATGAATTctcctttctggttttcagctTCTGAGTTAGGGCCCAAATATCTCAACCTCCATTTTCCTTTATCCTTCCCCCGCTTCATCCAtttcccccctccacacacattGTTCTTATTACAGACCACATCCAGAATCAGAACAGTCTGTTGGACCTGCTCAGACCAAGACCTAGACAAAGAACTTCATAACAGCTGTTGCACAGATACAGTTGCCAGGTTGGTGCAATACCTGGTCCACTGTTACTCATTATAATGATCTCAAAGCACAAGCAACCCAACAATTTCAGGCTCTCCCATTTCCTATAAAAGAGCAATTATACCTGTATAGTTCACTGGTATATTGTCTGACCTAGTCCAAGTAAGCTGTGGTGTTGGGTACCCAGTTGCGTCGCAGCGTAGCAGAACGTTGCTTCCCAGCGGGGAAGTGATTTTTGTTGCCGACGTCATCACGGATGGTTTAAGACACTGCTCTAACTCAGCTCTCTGGAACAAGATTCCTGCCAGGCTCTCAGGTCCACTACATGAAACCAATGGATCAAGAAGTACAAGTGAGTTGTCCACAATTTTGGAAAATTCAATTAGCTTTGAAATGCGACAGTCACAAAACCATGGGTTGTCCTGCAAACCtgaagcagggagagaagagaggaaacaaaacaaaccaaaaatgttgTCAGGCTACATATGGATATTGTGATTATAGTATGATGCATGACTACCACCAAGTACAATCAAGGAGAACCGTGGACGTATTCCATgttaatcttttctctttcaatttgtcttttttgttgGGCTGATTGGTGGGGGAGTTTTTGCAGAGGTGAGGAAGAACACTATGAATGTTTATTAGGCtaaacattttcttcacagaagtttACAGGAGCGTAGTAATATACTGGCTCTGCCTTTCCTTAACTTTGCTATTTATCTaggaaaaaacactttgaaaagatGTCTTAAGACTGAAGATACATTTTCACCTGCATGTGCCTTCTGGAAAGATAGCTTCACAGGGCTATTGCATCCTGTCACTCTTCTCTGCTCTTAGTCTTCCTTTGGGCTCTTACAGTTTGATCTTCTCAGACCCTTTTTTCAACGCTTGCAGAGAATTTAAGGGTTTAGAGCTTATACAAATATCTCTGCCCCTTGAAAAAAGGATAAAGGCTAAAGAGAAAAGGCTTTAGGCCAATAAAATTCTTATCTGGCTCTGAACCATACCAATATTCTTAGAAATCTGGCTTCGATTTATGACAACCTCTGAAATACAATCAAAAAGAATAGCAGAAGAGTAGAAAATGGGAAGGACCCCAAAAAAAGGTGATGACTACAATATTTTTATGATGGCACGCAAAAACGCTATCTCTCCTCTTCTGTTAGAGGCTATAACATTTGCTTCTTGATTCCAAACTCTTTGAGAGGATTCTCCCTCTTGGTGAACTTATTAGGGTGAAACAGAGTAGCCATTTCTGAGGAATATAAGTCTAAATCCTCAGCTGGTATTGATTACTCTGCTATGTTGATCTTCATAGAGCAACAGCGGCTTCACCAGGTAAAACACCACACGTCATATCACGCATGAGttcaaatattttctcatttaactTATACCTTTGGGCatacctttttcatttttttcaagtattaaCAATAAATGGAACTTACAGTCTGAAACGAAGGATGGTAGGCAAGAATCCATCACTATTGAATCTACTAATTAGCACAACAGACAAGTCatattaatttaacaaaaattaaaaggaaaaaaacctgaagcacCTGCTAATATTGTTCAGTGTGTATTTTTAGGAAATATCAAAACAGCTAatggaaaaattctgctttttgttctgGAAGAAATATGTAGATGAAAGAATACACAAATAATTAACTATCGCTTCCTTTTATCGCCTGACCAAGATTAGGTTATTTTAAGCACAAAGGCAGTGATTGGTTAAAACTATGGTAAACCCCAATTAATCCCCTCTTTAAAACAAGACTTGACCTGAAGAGATTCCATGACTTTGACATCACAATCCAATTTCACCCCTTCCAGACATAAGAGATTTTACATCTATTCACTACTTATTGCCCGCTggaacagagaaggagaaatcaAGGAAACTGTATCAGcaactgcttttcttcaaaaaaaaaaaaaaatctccaaaatatGACAATTTTTCCTGTGAACTTCACACATATATTCACAAGCAAAAAAGATACCATCCAAATGTTTTCCTTATGTCTAGGCACATCAACTGTCTGTGCTCATAAAAATTCTGCTCAGTCAAGCACATGTATGTAACTATTTGTGCTCATCTTTTAAATGACGCAAGCTTTAGTTTGTACTTAGAGAGAGTTAGAGACACTGTTCCcgtaattgttttttttattctcactTGCTTATAAACAGTCAATTTTCTTCACTATGTTAAGAAAGAGACTGAGCATTTGGAAATTAAATTCCCCTTAGGTATAACAGGAAAGACAGGATCCCCTTGAAACAAAGCCTCAACTGCCAGAGTTCCTCTGTAAAAAATGCTGCTAAAACGCATATGAACTCCCAGCATGGCCCCTTTGCTATCTAGAGGACAGAAGCACGGGGCAGCTGTGCTACAAGCAGGCGGCAGGGCAGGAACTCTGGGTCCACAGCATTAACCAGGACAGATTTGCAGCATCAGTAGGGCTCCCAACCCACATACCAGGCAGCAGATTCTCCCTTACCTTGAAcactactgaaaatatttcttctgcaacCTTTCTGCATCCTACAAGCTTTACTGCAGTAAAGGATGGGGTTTATTATTGTTATATGGgggttgttgttattattattgttgttgttgttgttgttgttgttattattatactAGCAGCGCTCAAAGGTCTTTCAAattgaatcatggaatcatttaggttggaaaagacctttaagatcatcacaTCCAACCAtaaacccagcactgccaagtccacgactaaaccatgtccctaagtgtcacaactacacatattttaaataccCCCGGGGATGGTGACCCAActacgtccctgggcagcctgttccaatgcttatccttttggtgaagaaatttttcctaatgtatataaatacacagCTTTCATATTCTCACAGTGTCCCAAAGGACCCAAAGTTGTTACAAAAAGTATCAGAAATTGACAAAATAGAAGGAACGATGAGGCAAAGATGGACAGTCCTTAGATTGGATGGTTGTTTAGTCCGGTCTGGGACACAGGCTTGACCATCTCAGATCATTTTGAAGGCCTGgtttcagcttcagaagaaagcTGTAGTCCCAGAAGATTCTGCACTTCTGTGCTTTAGTGCAAAGAAAGAGTTATTTCAGTTAGCGGCCTCATCTTCCCCATCCATCATGTTTCCCAGTGTAACTGGCTGAAGAACCAGGacttataaaaatacattaatatatacAGACACAGGAGTTCCTCGCTTGCCTTCACGGCTCATCCCTTCTATTTATCTGTTTCTAGACAATATCTGGCAGTATTCACATTATTTTTAGTAAACTTGCACAAGTAAGTAAACTTGTAAGTCATCAGGTCATGTGAATTCCCAAAACGAAAAGAAGAAAGCACTATTGAGTTGGAAGCAAGGATAAAACACTGAATTTGATTATACTTCAGTTAGCTATTGAAGAGAATAGAAATCTGATGGAACGCCAAGTCTTTATAAACCCTGGATTCTCTTGTTGAAATATTAAGGCAGCTTGTTGacctgagaaagaaaatactaacCCAGGCAAAacaaatgttaataaatatttatgcattgcAATATACCAATACAGGgtatttaaacattaaatatgGATTACTAATTGCTCTAAAAACTTTTCTTTATTCTAGCCttagtatattttaaatttactctCACGCATTTATATGTATGTTTGCGTGTACAATGGCAAATATAtgtctctgtctgtctgtgcatGCACATTTTTGCAGTCTTCTCGGGAAGCAAGGTTTCCCCATGCTGTGTCAATATGGACTTTAGCATTTGAAATAGCTATGAGTGAAACTTCCTTTGTAAATCAGTAACCAGTCACGGACCATAACTTGTATAATATATTGCTTTTCAATTGCTATAAAATGGCAGTATGTGAAATATTCAAGATTCAATGGCAGATGTGAAATATTCACTGCAGCTTGGGCCCACCTATACCCAAAGCTCTCTTCCAACTGAAGCTCCAAAATTTTTCATCCATGGTTCTAAACAATAAAGCTCACTTCCCGCACTGTGTCCCAGTGTTTCCTACACACAGAAATTGCTAGGAAGTAgttcaggaaaagcagcatctaCCCAGTGGCCCAGTATAACAGCTGGGAGCCTGATGGACCTTCAGCATTTCGTATTTTTGGCACTTCTACATGCAACAGAGGCAAGATCTCATCTAACTGCCACTCTATCAAATCCTGGattcctctgttcctctcagtGACTCACTACATGCAGTTTTCCATACGGAAAATGCTACTGCCATCATTCACGCCAGAAATTCCAATCTTTGTATATCAGCAAATGCTGAAACTTAGCAGTGATTTGGATCAAAGTATAAGGCTATAGCTCCTGAGGTAAGCAAGAAAGGGCCACGTGAACTCACACACCGGTCCCATGATCATTTCCACTGCTTAATTGTCAGCACACTCCACAGCTTTGTTTTGAACTGTTCCAAAGGGCACTCTCAAGACAAAGCCATATATGGCTCCAGGGACAGTTCTCACTCCAGGGACTGCTCCCTGAAGGGCTTATGGATGAGACCACACCAAGGACAGCtgtctttttcctgttgtttccccCAGTGTAAGTGCAGCAGGCTTTGTACCTCCAAACTACCCTGCATGTCCATCAGCCCATCAGGCATATAACACAGCCTTGCCATTTTATATTACAAAAGCACAATTCTATGGGTTGCAATGCAATTCTCACATTACTTCAGACAGTTTGGACTAAAGAAAAATCACCCCCACCCACACAGTTACATTTTAGAGTCACTGCAGCATCCTGTAGAGCCCACAGAAAACCAAGGGCTAAATCTTACCAAGTGTGGAACAGCCAGTAAGCTTTAAAGAGAGCTGGCCCTAAACTGTGTGCATGAGAGCCAGGGTGAGCCACTTGGCCAGAGGGACAGGAATCATTCCCTGACCTTCTTTCATTTAGCATAGTGTCCACACAGAGGAACATCATACAGTagaaggtaataaaaataaacccaaacccctaAGTGCAGAGATTTTGAATTGGAAGAAGGAGATGCTAACCTGACAGTCCCCTGGCAAAAGCAGTCCATGGCTCCTACAAGAGTCCTTGAAGTAAATGTGGGGAACCTGAACTTTCTCTTATATGCAACTTTCTTGATGCTCAGTCAAGACACTGAAGATAAAATTGCCTCCTGgtgttaaaaaatacatatgcacaaacatttgagtttggggttttctgttgttgaCCTTGTTAATTAGACACAAGGGACAATCTTGTTTTGACAGAACTAGGAGAGAAGCCAGCTCAAGCCATAATTTCTTACGCTAAGTAGAATCTGACTGCTGTTTTCCTGACTAGACAAGAACAGCATTTATTTGCTCTGGATTCCAGCTTCTAGCAGAGTTCTGGCTGCAATTACCATTCCATATAGGCACACAGGTCAGGCTGAACGCTGCCACACAGCTGGAGAACACAGGACATTCTTGAGTATCAAAGCAAGCACCGTGTGCAATTGTGGGCATCACATTTTaagagaaaccttttttttaaaaaagacaaaggagTCCAAAAGGAACCAGTAACTACAgtagaaaatcaaaacaaagcctcACCGTCTATAAGAAACTGCTGAAAGAAATGGTGTGATTAGTTAAGGcggaaaacagggaaagaaaatgtatgAAAGGTTACTATAAGAGATGGCAATTTGTGTTTCTGTACATCCATCTCATGTAGGACAACAGGTAACCAGCTTAGTTTGCAGTAAGGGAGACTGAGGTTAGATATTAAGAGAAACTTTCTCACTATCCTGATAGataagcactggaagaggttaccAGAGAAGGCTCTGGAATGATCTGTCCACAAGCCTTAACAACAGCACTGACTTCACCAGAACGGTTCAGTTCATCTGGATCTGCATCCCATCAGGCTAGAAGCCTTTTCAAAATCCTTCCTGATCACATACATACCTCTGTGATCCTTTTCTCCAcctcagaggaagagaagagtaTTTATGGGATACATTTCCCCTCCCTCAG comes from the Chroicocephalus ridibundus chromosome 5, bChrRid1.1, whole genome shotgun sequence genome and includes:
- the LRIT3 gene encoding leucine-rich repeat, immunoglobulin-like domain and transmembrane domain-containing protein 3 isoform X2, with protein sequence MYLFVYFYLLMIFFEEVHGFCPSQCTCVYHGRSDGTGTRSVLCNDPDMYEIPVNVPVDTVKLRIEKTVIRRIPTEAFYYLVDLKYLWVTYNCVANIDISSFYNLKQLHELRLDGNLLSTFPWESLAEMPNLRTLDLHNNKMTSIPADAGRYLRNLTYLDISSNKLTTLPSDLMDIWPPFSEAVLSKNTDILATQRVILGLQDNPWFCDCRISKLIEFSKIVDNSLVLLDPLVSCSGPESLAGILFQRAELEQCLKPSVMTSATKITSPLGSNVLLRCDATGYPTPQLTWTRSDNIPVNYTVIQETPGEGVRWSIISLTGISYKDAGEYRCKAKNLAGMSEAAVTVTVVGVVTTTVSPQKYGRKQEAERQNSTQEESKQEPERTTTPLPTTPTTTALVSTERSTSIRFTDKKQSRPVFDGKKNSKAVTNGNKKQAVEIRKKGEETKQTGEISNKIEDTSLNTASMAEQNVTVKNLRVISETDERVTLTWKTVNATSNSAVTVLYSKYGEKDMLPLSTDSSKNKVTIDGLQPSTQYMACVSPKGMPPTEEQCIIFSTDRLNDDSSSQFSILILASSAACVVVLPLIFFLLYKVLKLRVKPKTAKEADLAKETYVKFETLSLKPRTVTAGEQLWARRYTDESERLLLCSRSSMDSQMTFKSEGSRSEYLC
- the LRIT3 gene encoding leucine-rich repeat, immunoglobulin-like domain and transmembrane domain-containing protein 3 isoform X3, producing the protein MYEIPVNVPVDTVKLRIEKTVIRRIPTEAFYYLVDLKYLWVTYNCVANIDISSFYNLKQLHELRLDGNLLSTFPWESLAEMPNLRTLDLHNNKMTSIPADAGRYLRNLTYLDISSNKLTTLPSDLMDIWPPFSEAVLSKNTDILATQRVILGLQDNPWFCDCRISKLIEFSKIVDNSLVLLDPLVSCSGPESLAGILFQRAELEQCLKPSVMTSATKITSPLGSNVLLRCDATGYPTPQLTWTRSDNIPVNYTVIQETPGEGVRWSIISLTGISYKDAGEYRCKAKNLAGMSEAAVTVTVVGVVTTTVSPQKYGRKQEAERQNSTQEESKQEPERTTTPLPTTPTTTALVSTERSTSIRFTDKKQSRPVFDGKKNSKAVTNGNKKQAVEIRKKGEETKQTGEISNKIEDTSLNTASMAEQNVTVKNLRVISETDERVTLTWKTVNATSNSAVTVLYSKYGEKDMLPLSTDSSKNKVTIDGLQPSTQYMACVSPKGMPPTEEQCIIFSTDRLNDDSSSQFSILILASSAACVVVLPLIFFLLYKVLKLRVKPKTAKEADLAKETYVKFETLSLKPRTVTAGEQLWARRYTDESERLLLCSRSSMDSQMTFKSEGSRSEYLC
- the LRIT3 gene encoding leucine-rich repeat, immunoglobulin-like domain and transmembrane domain-containing protein 3 isoform X1 yields the protein MQMAVLDLMFFILLVVLQKVIAFAFKSEIQISDKEMPISLSLFFSLDARSVLCNDPDMYEIPVNVPVDTVKLRIEKTVIRRIPTEAFYYLVDLKYLWVTYNCVANIDISSFYNLKQLHELRLDGNLLSTFPWESLAEMPNLRTLDLHNNKMTSIPADAGRYLRNLTYLDISSNKLTTLPSDLMDIWPPFSEAVLSKNTDILATQRVILGLQDNPWFCDCRISKLIEFSKIVDNSLVLLDPLVSCSGPESLAGILFQRAELEQCLKPSVMTSATKITSPLGSNVLLRCDATGYPTPQLTWTRSDNIPVNYTVIQETPGEGVRWSIISLTGISYKDAGEYRCKAKNLAGMSEAAVTVTVVGVVTTTVSPQKYGRKQEAERQNSTQEESKQEPERTTTPLPTTPTTTALVSTERSTSIRFTDKKQSRPVFDGKKNSKAVTNGNKKQAVEIRKKGEETKQTGEISNKIEDTSLNTASMAEQNVTVKNLRVISETDERVTLTWKTVNATSNSAVTVLYSKYGEKDMLPLSTDSSKNKVTIDGLQPSTQYMACVSPKGMPPTEEQCIIFSTDRLNDDSSSQFSILILASSAACVVVLPLIFFLLYKVLKLRVKPKTAKEADLAKETYVKFETLSLKPRTVTAGEQLWARRYTDESERLLLCSRSSMDSQMTFKSEGSRSEYLC